A single genomic interval of Amblyraja radiata isolate CabotCenter1 chromosome 3, sAmbRad1.1.pri, whole genome shotgun sequence harbors:
- the tal2 gene encoding T-cell acute lymphocytic leukemia protein 2, whose protein sequence is MTRKVFSNTRERWRQQNVNSAFAELRKLVPTHPPDKKLSKNEILRLAMKYIDFLVKLLKDQGIGEESMGSSKVGSFPESWQLGSRGEGSPEVESNVPSPPSACCSSWMEGSLSSPEGHSQSNDHTMTPSTAILYLNQFALFKNLQVLTH, encoded by the coding sequence ATGACCAGAAAGGTTTTTAGCAACACCAGGGAGAGATGGAGGCAACAAAACGTGAACAGTGCCTTCGCCGAGCTGCGAAAACTCGTCCCTACACATCCCCCGGATAAGAAGCTCAGCAAGAACGAAATTCTTCGTCTGGCGATGAAATACATCGATTTTCTGGTCAAGCTACTAAAAGATCAAGGAATTGGTGAAGAGAGCATGGGGTCAAGCAAAGTTGGTTCTTTCCCTGAATCTTGGCAGCTTGGGTCCCGTGGAGAAGGGAGCCCTGAGGTTGAGAGTAATGTCCCATCACCACCATCGGCCTGTTGCAGCAGTTGGATGGAGGGGTCTTTGAGTTCACCTGAGGGACATTCCCAATCAAATGATCACACAATGACCCCCAGCACTGCAATTTTGTACCTTAATCAGTTTGCCTTGTTCAAGAACCTGCAGGTTTTGACCCATTAG